The window TGTCATCGAGAGTCATCGCGGTTTGCGCGCCGATCGTTCCGGAGGTTGTCAGACCCATGTGAGCGACGATGACGTCGGCACCCGCGGCCGTCAGCTCGCGAGCCTGTTCCGCATCAAACGCATACGGTGTGGTCAGTAGGTCCATGTTGTGAGCCGCGGCGATGCATTCGATTTCCAACTGGAAACTCATTCCCGTTTCTTCCAAGTTGGCTCGAAACGTTCCGTCGATCAGGCCCACGGTGGGAAAGTTCTGAATGCCGGCGTAACCGAGTGCCTTTAGTTCTTGCAGGAAATGATCTCGCAATAGAAACGGATCGGTGCCGCAAACGCCAGCGAGCACGGGTGTGTGCTTCACGGCGGTCAAAATTTCCGGTGCCAATTCCTTCACGATCTCGTTGGCGTTGCCATAGGGAAGCAGCCCCGATAGCGAACCACGTCCCGCCATCCGGTAACGACCCGAGTTGTAGACAACGATCAAGTCGATCCCAGCTTCTTCTTCGCACTTGGCCGAGATTCCGGCGCCCGCTCCGCCGCCGATGATCGGTTTGCCTGCCGATCGCTTTTTTCGAAAGCCGGACAGAATGGATTCGCGTGTGTGAGTCATGGTGCGTGGTTTTGGAAGAGTCATCAGTTGAGAAACGATCGAATCTCAAGCGGATCCGTCTTGCGACAGGTTCCACATCGATCGAAAGGTCCCCGTCAACGCGTTCGCGAATTCGGGATCGTTGATGTGATACGGTAAGCGACGAACCGTTCGCTTGGGAGTCGTGTCGACGCACCGTTCCAGTTCGCTGAACAACGCTTCATCGGCTTCCGCATCGAAGAACGGTTGTCCGGGAGCATCCAACGCCGAAACGCCTTTTTCCGGAATCAGGATTGCCAATTCGGCGGTCGAGCGATTCACCTTCGCTGCAATCCATCGAGCGATTTCGCGGTTCTCATCCGGGGTGGTCCGCATCAACGTGATTTGCGGATTGTGAACGTGGAGCAACCGATCGTCGAATTTCTCGGGGACGGTCGATCGAGCCCGGAAGTTCACCATGTCGAGGGCGCCCAGGCTCATCACATATGGGACTCCCGACTCGATGATCGCATCGAATCGCGACGGTCCGGCGGGGAAGATGCCTCCGACCACTTCGTCCGCGACTTCGGTGGTGGTGATGTCCAAGACGCCGCGAATCAATTTGGACTCGACCAATTTGTCCATCGCTCGACCGCCGGTTCCGGTCGCGTGAAAGACCAACGGGTCCAATCCCTCCGCCTCAAGTGCCACACGAACGGCGGTGGCGCAAGTCGTTGTGACGCCGAACATGGTCATTCCGATGGCTGGCCGAGCTGTCGATGTCGGACTCGGGATAGAAACCATGCCCGCCAAAGCGTGTGCCGCGTTGGAAAGGATCTTCGTCGATACTTGGTTGAGACCTGCGACATCGACGATCGAGGGAAACATCACGATGTCGCTGCCACCCACAAACGCGGAAACATCACCTCCGCCGACGGTGGACACCATCACCTTCGGCAGCCCAATCGGCAGC of the Rhodopirellula baltica SH 1 genome contains:
- a CDS encoding Tm-1-like ATP-binding domain-containing protein; this translates as MQPTTSDLSPLVYAIATMDTKGEELNFVAEQLKTQGLSVATIDVGTLDPPSIEPSITRDTVARCNPNTNALRCEDRGQAIQAMSDALQTFLSNEHRSGRVAGVIGLGGTGGTALVCPAMAVLPIGLPKVMVSTVGGGDVSAFVGGSDIVMFPSIVDVAGLNQVSTKILSNAAHALAGMVSIPSPTSTARPAIGMTMFGVTTTCATAVRVALEAEGLDPLVFHATGTGGRAMDKLVESKLIRGVLDITTTEVADEVVGGIFPAGPSRFDAIIESGVPYVMSLGALDMVNFRARSTVPEKFDDRLLHVHNPQITLMRTTPDENREIARWIAAKVNRSTAELAILIPEKGVSALDAPGQPFFDAEADEALFSELERCVDTTPKRTVRRLPYHINDPEFANALTGTFRSMWNLSQDGSA
- a CDS encoding phosphoenolpyruvate hydrolase family protein; this encodes MTLPKPRTMTHTRESILSGFRKKRSAGKPIIGGGAGAGISAKCEEEAGIDLIVVYNSGRYRMAGRGSLSGLLPYGNANEIVKELAPEILTAVKHTPVLAGVCGTDPFLLRDHFLQELKALGYAGIQNFPTVGLIDGTFRANLEETGMSFQLEIECIAAAHNMDLLTTPYAFDAEQARELTAAGADVIVAHMGLTTSGTIGAQTAMTLDDSVRLVSEIASAARDVRSDVFVLCHGGPIAEPDDAQYVMDRCPIDGFYGASSMERLPTERAITSQVRSFVDLKLSR